A region from the Rosa rugosa chromosome 6, drRosRugo1.1, whole genome shotgun sequence genome encodes:
- the LOC133717584 gene encoding ATP-dependent Clp protease proteolytic subunit 3, chloroplastic: protein MMTYAASASRPLCFNTQPAIVNSNGLNSNSASSIIDCSRTTRRKRVGLVKASSPTRPTLSRNWDFQFAATTATTTTTTSSPRVPRFEELDTTNMLLRQRIIFLGSQVDDMTADLIISQLLFLDAEDPKKDITLFINSPGGSVTAGMGIYDAMKLCKADVSTVCLGLAASMGAFLLASGSKGKRYCMPNARVMIHQPLGTAGGKATEMGIRIREMAYHKIKLNKILSRITGKPLDQVEEDTDRDNFMNPWEARDYGLIDEVIDDGKPGLVAPIGDSTPPPKTKVWDMWKVEGTKKSRKNLPSEQKISDKGRENEKGLEAPTAT, encoded by the exons ATGATGACATACGCAGCCTCAGCTTCAAGGCCTCTCTGCTTCAACACCCAACCGGCCATTGTGAACAGCAATGGTCTTAATAGCAATAGCGCTTCTAGTATCATCGATTGCAGCAGAACAACAAGGAGGAAGCGCGTCGGTTTGGTTAAAGCCTCGTCGCCTACAAGACCCACCTTGTCCAGAAATTGGGATTTTCAGTTCGCAGCTACTActgctactactactactactacttccTCTCCACGCGTCCCCAGATTCGAAGAGCTCGATACCACCAACATGCTCCTCCGTCAGAGAATCATCTTCTTGGGTTCTCAG GTGGATGATATGACGGCGGATTTGATAATAAGCCAGCTGCTATTTCTGGATGCTGAAGACCCCAAAAAGGATATTACATTGTTTATCAATTCGCCTGGTGGCTCGGTTACTGCTG GAATGGGAATATATGATGCAATGAAATTGTGCAAGGCAGATGTTTCAACTGTTTGCTTGGGGCTTGCTGCTTCTATGGGTGCATTTCTCCTTGCTTCCGGTTCAAAAGGAAAGAGGTACTGCATGCCCAATGCAAGAGTGATGATCCATCAACCTCTTGgaactgctggaggcaaa GCAACAGAAATGGGTATACGAATTAGAGAAATGGCATACCACAAGATTAAATTGAACAAAATATTGTCAAGAATCACAGGGAAGCCTTTAGACCAG GTTGAGGAGGACACAGACCGTGATAATTTCATGAATCCCTGGGAAGCTAGGGATTATGGGTTGATTGATGAAGTTATTGATGATGGAAAGCCAGGGTTAGTTGCACCAATTGGAGATTCCACACCTCCACCCAAAACAAAAGTCTGGGATATGTGGAAAGTTGAAGGTACCAAGAAATCCAGAAAGAATTTACCCTCGGAGCAGAAAATTTCAGATAAGGGACGTGAGAATGAGAAAGGT